The Dioscorea cayenensis subsp. rotundata cultivar TDr96_F1 chromosome 7, TDr96_F1_v2_PseudoChromosome.rev07_lg8_w22 25.fasta, whole genome shotgun sequence genome includes a region encoding these proteins:
- the LOC120264848 gene encoding LOW QUALITY PROTEIN: receptor-like protein kinase HERK 1 (The sequence of the model RefSeq protein was modified relative to this genomic sequence to represent the inferred CDS: deleted 1 base in 1 codon), whose protein sequence is MAARNLQQLFLFAMVIICLVWFSNAYNPVDNYLINCGSSSSKIIGSRNFSADISLSWTLTAPKSIMANTSSNSVSSFDTPALYETARIFTGASSYTFPIKRQGRHFVRLYFFPFIYQNINLTSANFTVSTQDIVLIYGYPTQEGATAVRKEYSVNIAHDQLIISFAPLSNTSLAFVNAIEVVSVPSNLINDTATIVNPQSEYQGLSEQAFETVYRINMGGPYVGPENDTLWRIWVPDKKFILNEHFAVPKSYSGSIFREGGETPEIAPDVIYNTATELAPTNTSIARFNVTWQFDADAGSTYFLRLHFCDIVSNALFELYFDIYINTYMAVSDVDLSTINSNMLAAACYMDFVMTMTDSSSNLTVSIGPSNLPNVLPDGILNGLEILKMRSNGNVTVVSPPSSKADVGVIVGAVIGGALAVVIVVACVVCIMIRRKKAGKKQPSKTWSPLSINGIMSQSLGSGLSDGTNARMALNANFGFRFSISALQEATNNFDESCVIGVGGFGKVYKGVLKDDTEVAVKRGNPKSQQGLNEFHTEIELLSRLRHRHLVSLIGYCDERNEMILVYEYMENGTLKNHLYGSNLPALSWKQRLEVCIGSARGLHYLHTGQAKAVIHRDVKSANILLDKNLMAKVADFGLSKAGPELDQTHVSTAVKGSFGYLDPEYYRRQQLTDKSDVYSFGVVLLEVLCARPVIDPTLPREMVNLAEWAIKYQNRGELDQIVDSRIARTIRPDSLRKFGETVEKCLADCGVDRPAMGDVLWNLEYVLQLQEVDGGTEVNSINRISGLPTQMHHMSMFESETVHESGTSDSSDVSMSKVFSQLFQSQGR, encoded by the exons ATGGCTGCAAGAAATCTTCAGCAATTGTTCCTCTTTGCAATGGTTATCATTTGTTTAGTATGGTTCTCCAATGCATACAATCCTGTAGATAACTATCTCATAAACTGTGGTTCATCGTCAAGCAAAATCATCGGCTCAAGAAATTTCTCTGCCGATATATCCCTCTCTTGGACCTTGACAGCCCCTAAAAGCATCATGGCCAATACCTCATCAAATTCAGTATCATCCTTTGACACCCCGGCCTTATAC GAAACTGCTCGCATCTTCACCGGAGCCTCATCCTACACATTCCCTATTAAGCGCCAGGGTAGACACTTTGTTCGCCTTTACTTCTTCCCCTTCATCTACCAAAACATCAATCTCACAAGTGCCAACTTTACTGTATCGACACAAGACATCGTCCTCATTTATGGCTATCCAACACAAGAAGGTGCTACAGCAGTGCGGAAAGAGTACTCAGTGAACATAGCACACGACCAACTCATCATCTCCTTCGCACCGTTGTCAAATACTTCCCTTGCTTTCGTAAATGCAATTGAAGTTGTTTCAGTTCCCAGCAATCTGATCAATGACACTGCAACGATTGTAAATCCACAAAGTGAGTATCAGGGTTTATCAGAACAAGCATTTGAGACGGTTTATAGGATAAACATGGGTGGTCCATATGTTGGCCCTGAGAATGATACTCTCTGGAGGATTTGGGTTCCTGACAAGAAATTCATTCTTAATGAACATTTTGCTGTACCTAAGTCATACTCTGGAAGCATTTTTCGCGAAGGAGGAGAAACCCCGGAAATTGCTCCTGATGTTATCTATAACACGGCGACAGAGCTAGctccaacaaatacttccaTTGCTCGTTTTAATGTGACATGGCAGTTTGATGCGGATGCTGGTTCCACCTACTTTTTACGGTTGCATTTCTGTGACATTGTTAGCAATGCTTTGTTTGAGCTCTACTTTGATATTTATATCAATACATATATGGCCGTAAGTGATGTTGATCTCTCCACAATTAATTCGAATATGTTGGCTGCTGCTTGTTATATGGATTTTGTCATGACAATGACTGATAGCTCGAGTAACCTTACTGTTAGCATTGGCCCCTCGAATTTGCCCAATGTTCTGCCTGATGGCATTCTTAATGGTCTTGAGATTCTAAAGATGAGAAGCAATGGAAATGTTACTGTTGTATCACCACCCAGTTCGAAGGCTGATGTTGGTGTCATTGTTGGTGCAGTAATTGGTGGTGCTTTGGCTGTGGTGATTGTAGTTGCTTGTGTTGTTTGCATAATGATTAGGAGAAAGAAAGCCGGGAAAAAGCAACCGTCGAAGACTTGGTCACCACTCTCCATAAATGGGATAATGTCACAGAGCTTGGGAAGTGGACTTTCTGATGGAACTAATGCTAGAATGGCACTGAATGCAAACTTTGGTTTTCGATTCTCCATTTCTGCACTGCAAGAAGCAACAAACAACTTTGATGAGAGTTGTGTTATTGGAGTTGGAGGTTTCGGTAAGGTCTACAAGGGTGTTCTAAAAGATGACACTGAAGTGGCGGTGAAGCGGGGTAACCCGAAATCTCAACAAGGCCTTAATGAGTTTCACACTGAGATTGAACTGCTATCGAGACTGCGCCATCGTCACTTGGTTTCTCTAATTGGTTATTGTGATGAGCGGAATGAGATGATTCTTGTGTATGAGTACATGGAGAATGGGACTTTGAAGAACCATCTCTATGGTTCGAACCTCCCTGCACTCAGCTGGAAACAGAGGCTGGAGGTTTGTATCGGCTCAGCAAGAGGACTTCATTACCTTCATACCGGGCAGGCAAAAGCGGTCATCCACCGTGATGTCAAATCTGCAAACATCCTACTTGACAAGAACCTCATGGCAAAGGTGGCAGATTTCGGGTTGTCGAAAGCTGGGCCTGAATTGGATCAGACTCATGTTAGTACAGCAGTGAAGGGGAGTTTCGGGTATCTTGATCCTGAGTACTACAGAAGACAACAGCTGACAGATAAATCTGATGTGTATTCATTCGGAGTGGTATTGCTTGAAGTGCTTTGTGCTAGACCGGTTATCGATCCCACACTCCCAAGGGAAATGGTAAATCTGGCAGAATGGGCGATCAAGTATCAGAACAGAGGTGAGTTGGATCAAATAGTTGATTCCCGTATTGCAAGAACGATAAGGCCGGATTCTCTGAGGAAGTTCGGTGAGACAGTGGAGAAATGCCTGGCGGACTGCGGGGTGGATCGGCCAGCCATGGGTGATGTGCTGTGGAATCTGGAGTATGTGTTGCAGCTGCAAGAGGTGGATGGAGGCACCGAGGTGAATAGCATCAATCGAATTTCCGGGCTTCCTACACAGATGCACCACATGAGCATGTTTGAGAGTGAAACTGTGCATGAGTCTGGTACCAGTGACAGCTCTGATGTCTCAATGAGCAAAGTGTTCTCACAGTTGTTCCAGTCTCAGGGAAGGTAG